One Brassica oleracea var. oleracea cultivar TO1000 chromosome C7, BOL, whole genome shotgun sequence genomic window carries:
- the LOC106304469 gene encoding peroxidase 72, which produces MAVSLNIFIVALSLIAFSPLCLSSKAYESGSYLFPQYYDHSCPKAQEIVQSIVAKAFAQDPRMPASLLRLHFHDCFVKGCDASILLDNSGTIISEKRSNPNRNSARGFEVIEEIKHALEQECPETVSCADILALAARDSTVITGGPSWEVPLGRRDARGASLSGSNNDIPAPNNTFQTILTKFKRQGLNLVDLVSLSGSHTIGNSRCTSFRQRLYNQSGNGKPDLTLNQYYGSVLRKQCPRSGGDQNLFFLDLVTPFKFDNHYFKNLIMYKGLLSSDEVLFTKNRESKELVELYAENQEAFFEQFAKSMVKMGNISPLTGARGEIRRICRRVNHAAY; this is translated from the exons ATGGCTGTATCATTGAACATTTTTATCGTAGCCCTCTCTCTCATCGCCTTCTCTCCTCTTTGTTTGAGTTCCAAAGCCTATGAAAGTGGTAGTTATCTCTTCCCTCAGTACTACGACCACTCATGTCCTAAAGCTCAAGAGATTGTTCAGTCAATTGTCGCCAAAGCATTCGCACAGGATCCTCGCATGCCCGCCTCCTTGCTCAGACTCCATTTCCACGATTGTTTCGTCAAG GGATGTGATGCTTCCATACTATTGGACAACAGTGGAACCATAATCAGCGAGAAACGATCAAACCCTAACCGAAACTCAGCCCGTGGTTTCGAAGTCATCGAAGAGATCAAACATGCATTAGAACAAGAGTGTCCTGAAACAGTTTCTTGCGCTGATATCTTGGCTCTAGCCGCTAGAGACTCAACCGTCATT ACAGGTGGACCGAGTTGGGAAGTACCTCTAGGAAGAAGAGACGCGAGAGGAGCAAGCTTGAGTGGTTCCAACAATGACATTCCTGCTCCCAACAACACTTTTCAAACTATCCTCACTAAGTTCAAGCGTCAAGGCCTTAATCTTGTCGATCTTGTCTCCCTCTCAG GAAGTCACACCATTGGAAACTCGAGGTGCACAAGTTTCCGGCAGAGGTTGTACAACCAGTCTGGCAACGGCAAGCCTGATCTAACCCTAAACCAATACTACGGTTCCGTGTTGCGTAAGCAATGTCCAAGATCCGGCGGTGACCAAAACCTCTTCTTCCTCGACTTGGTGACGCCCTTCAAGTTCGACAACCACTACTTCAAGAACCTCATCATGTACAAAGGGCTATTGAGCTCTGACGAGGTTCTGTTCACAAAGAACAGAGAGTCAAAGGAGCTGGTGGAGCTCTATGCTGAGAATCAAGAGGCCTTCTTTGAGCAGTTCGCGAAGTCGATGGTGAAGATGGGAAATATCTCTCCGTTGACGGGCGCGAGGGGAGAGATCCGGAGAATCTGTCGGAGGGTTAACCATGCAGCTTATTAA
- the LOC106307091 gene encoding ribosomal RNA small subunit methyltransferase, mitochondrial — MIQRKVGSSIKSNTSCLSSLLVFRRNSHSRIRGYESNGQVVEKKKQHDGLFLQKSKGQHLLTNTRILDAIVRSSDVRPTDTVLEIGPGTGNLTMKLLEAAQHVIAVELDKRMVEILRARVSDHALQHKLTIIQKDVLKTDFPEFDLVVANIPYNISSPLVAKLVYGSNTFRTATLLLQKEFSRRLLANPGDSDFNRLAVNVKLLADVKFVMDVSKREFVPPPKVDSSVVMITPKEVKPDVDVREWLAFTRTCFGKKNKTLGSMFRQKKKVMELLSLSEAGIATNASDVVEEQGDNRLLCLDTDASVFKERVIGILKSNGFEDKRPSKLSHGQLLRLLSLFNQAAIFFHSLPMDLHDY, encoded by the exons ATGATTCAGAGAAAAGTGGGGAGTAGTATCAAATCAAATACTTCGTGCTTATCCTCCTTACTAGTATTTCGACGAAATTCTCACTCGCGTATTCGCGGGTACGAGAGTAACGGCCAAGTCGTAGAGAAGAAGAAGCAACACGATGGGTTGTTTCTTCAAAAGAGCAAAGGCCAACACCTTCTTACCAACACCAGAATCCTCGACGCCATTGTCCGAAGCTCAGATGTTAGGCCCACCGACACTGTCTTGGAGATTGGTCCCGGTACTGGAAATCTCACCATGAAACTTCTAGAAGCCGCCCAGCACGTCATAGCCGTGGAACTAGATAAGCGTATGGTTGAGATTCTCCGCGCAAGGGTCTCTGACCATGCTCTTCAGCATAAACTTACG ATTATTCAGAAAGATGTCCTCAAGACAGACTTCCCTGAGTTTGATCTCGTGGTTGCTAATATCCCATACAACATATCTTCCCCTCTGGTGGCGAAGCTTGTCTACGGCTCCAACACCTTCCGCACCGCCACGCTCTTGCTTCAGAAGGAATTCTCCCGCCGCCTCTTGGCTAACCCTGGCGACTCTGATTTCAACAGACTGGCTGTGAACGTGAAGCTTCTGGCTGATGTCAAATTCGTTATGGATGTGAGCAAAAGAGAGTTTGTTCCACCACCTAAAGTTGATTCCTCCGTTGTCATGATCACGCCCAAGGAGGTGAAACCTGATGTTGATGTTCGAGAATGGCTGGCCTTCACTCGCACCTGTTTTGGGAAGAAGAATAAGACGCTTGGTTCCATGTTTAGGCAGAAGAAGAAGGTCATGGAGCTGCTGAGTTTGTCCGAAGCTGGAATTGCTACGAATGCAAGTGATGTTGTTGAAGAACAAGGGGATAACCGTCTCTTGTGTTTGGATACAGATGCAAGTGTATTCAAGGAAAGGGTGATTGGAATTCTGAAATCGAATGGGTTCGAAGACAAGAGACCGTCGAAGCTCTCTCATGGTCAGTTATTGCGTTTGCTTTCTTTGTTTAACCAAGCTGCCATATTTTTCCATTCCTTACCAATGGATCTACACGATTATTGA
- the LOC106307090 gene encoding WAT1-related protein At3g53210, which translates to MSPVATRAKLHVAMVVFQTGYAGNHVIMRFALNLGVSKLVFPLYRTIIALSVLAPSAYFLEKKERPGMNTSLLIQFFLLGLVGITLNQGFYIFGLDNTSPTFASATENAVPAVSFLMAALLGIEKVELKRRDGIAKVVGTFVSVAGSLVITLYKGPTIYEPSQRIMDQSIVNGGSEREEENKNWTLGCLCLMGHCLCWSSWIVLQSPLLKKYPARFSFISCSCFFAVIQFFGISAYFERDVESWKILSGGEVYALLYTGLVGSAMVFAIQIYVVERGGPLFVSAYLPLQTLVAAVLATFALGEHLYLGGMIGAILIISGLYLVVMGKSWESQALIVSRQQQQRFVYSATDEDGDEEEHNKEKRCSIIQPLITS; encoded by the exons ATGTCTCCGGTAGCAACAAGAGCAAAGCTTCACGTAGCGATGGTGGTGTTTCAGACGGGATACGCGGGGAATCACGTGATCATGAGATTTGCTCTAAACTTGGGAGTAAGCAAACTCGTCTTCCCACTTTACCGGACCATCATCGCTCTCTCTGTTCTTGCTCCCTCTGCTTACTTCCTTGAAAA AAAAGAAAGGCCAGGGATGAACACCAGTTTACTGATTCAGTTCTTCCTTCTTGGACTTGTCGG CATAACATTAAACCAAGGCTTTTACATATTTGGATTGGACAATACCTCACCAACATTCGCATCAGCAACTGAGAATGCTGTTCCTGCTGTTTCATTCCTCATGGCCGCTTTGCTCGG AATAGAGAAGGTAGAGTTGAAGAGGAGAGATGGTATAGCCAAAGTGGTGGGCACATTTGTATCGGTGGCAGGTTCTTTGGTCATAACGCTATATAAAGGGCCAACCATTTACGAACCGAGCCAGCGTATAATGGACCAGTCCATAGTAAATGGTGGATCAGAAAGAGAGGAAGAAAACAAGAACTGGACGTTGGGATGTCTGTGCTTGATGGGTCACTGCTTATGCTGGTCAAGCTGGATTGTGTTACAATCACCATTGCTTAAGAAGTACCCTGCTCGATTCTCCTTCATCTCGTGCTCATGCTTTTTCGCAGTAATCCAGTTCTTTGGCATCTCTGCTTATTTCGAGAGAGATGTGGAGAGCTGGAAGATACTATCAGGAGGGGAAGTGTACGCGTTGCTATACACT GGATTGGTGGGATCAGCGATGGTGTTTGCAATACAAATATATGTGGTGGAGAGAGGGGGACCTCTGTTTGTATCAGCCTACTTGCCACTACAAACTCTAGTAGCTGCTGTTTTAGCCACCTTTGCTCTTGGTGAACACTTGTACCTTGGAGG AATGATTGGGGCAATACTAATCATTAGTGGACTCTACTTGGTTGTGATGGGAAAGAGTTGGGAGAGTCAAGCTCTAATTGTTAGCCGCCAACAGCAACAACGCTTTGTTTATTCAGCAACAGACGAAGATGGTGATGAAGAAGAGCATAACAAAGAAAAGAGATGTAGTATCATTCAACCATTAATTACATCTTAA